A stretch of the Mycobacteroides immunogenum genome encodes the following:
- a CDS encoding VOC family protein, protein MEPSVSPYIIVEDSRAAIEFYKNAFGAEELGLLETPDGKVMHAAVKINGTTIMMNDDFPEYNDGKSSTPTALGGTPVTIHLTVPNVDDWFSRAVGAGATVEMPLEDQFWGDRFGVIKDPFGHLWSLGQPVKIVNPEDLKKYVAGGGE, encoded by the coding sequence GTGGAACCCTCCGTTTCTCCGTACATCATCGTCGAGGACTCGCGCGCGGCGATCGAGTTCTATAAGAACGCCTTTGGCGCCGAGGAACTCGGCCTATTGGAGACCCCCGACGGCAAGGTGATGCACGCGGCCGTCAAGATCAACGGCACCACGATCATGATGAACGACGACTTCCCCGAGTACAACGACGGCAAGTCCAGCACTCCCACCGCGCTCGGCGGCACACCGGTCACCATTCACCTCACGGTGCCCAATGTCGACGACTGGTTCAGTCGCGCCGTCGGCGCCGGCGCGACCGTCGAGATGCCACTAGAAGACCAGTTCTGGGGTGACCGCTTCGGCGTCATCAAGGACCCGTTCGGACATCTGTGGTCGCTGGGGCAACCGGTCAAGATCGTCAACCCCGAAGACCTCAAGAAGTACGTGGCGGGTGGCGGTGAGTAA
- a CDS encoding citrate synthase 2, whose amino-acid sequence MTVAAPLPADFAPGLEGVTAFATEIAEPDKDGGALRYRGVDIEDLVAQRVSFGDVWALLVDGKFGQGLPPAEPFPIPVHTGDVRVDVQAGLAMLAPIWGFEPLLDTEDSIARHQLARASVMALSYVAQSARGNAQPAVPQKIIDECSTVTSRFMTRWQGDPDPKHVEAIDAYWVSAAEHGMNASTFTARVIASTGADVAAALSGAVGAMSGPLHGGAPARVLPMIEQAEKTGDPRGVIKGILDRREKLMGFGHRVYRAEDPRARVLRSTAKRLGAARYEVAAALEQAALTELRERRPDRIIETNVEFWAAVILDFAQVPTRMMPAMFTCARTAGWSAHIMEQKRLGKLVRPAALYVGPGPRPIESVEGFGLLHSRVDA is encoded by the coding sequence ATGACGGTTGCAGCGCCGCTACCAGCGGATTTCGCACCTGGACTGGAGGGCGTAACCGCCTTCGCCACCGAAATCGCCGAGCCCGACAAGGACGGCGGCGCACTGCGCTACCGCGGTGTCGATATCGAGGATCTGGTCGCCCAGCGGGTGAGCTTCGGTGATGTGTGGGCACTGTTGGTCGACGGTAAGTTCGGCCAGGGACTCCCGCCCGCCGAGCCCTTCCCCATCCCGGTGCACACCGGCGATGTTCGGGTGGACGTGCAGGCCGGACTGGCCATGCTGGCACCCATCTGGGGCTTCGAGCCGCTGCTGGACACCGAGGACTCCATCGCGCGCCATCAACTCGCCCGCGCCTCGGTGATGGCGCTGTCTTACGTGGCACAGTCAGCGCGCGGCAACGCGCAGCCTGCCGTCCCGCAAAAAATCATCGACGAATGCTCAACCGTCACATCACGTTTCATGACCCGCTGGCAGGGTGACCCGGACCCCAAGCATGTCGAGGCCATCGACGCGTATTGGGTCTCGGCCGCCGAACACGGTATGAACGCCTCCACGTTCACCGCCCGGGTCATCGCCTCCACAGGTGCCGATGTGGCCGCCGCACTCTCGGGTGCGGTCGGCGCGATGAGCGGCCCGCTGCATGGCGGCGCACCCGCTCGCGTGTTGCCGATGATCGAACAGGCCGAGAAGACCGGCGATCCCCGCGGCGTCATCAAGGGCATCCTGGACCGCCGCGAGAAGCTCATGGGCTTCGGCCACCGGGTGTACCGCGCCGAAGACCCGCGTGCGCGCGTGTTGCGCAGCACCGCCAAGCGCCTGGGCGCCGCCCGCTACGAGGTGGCCGCGGCCCTGGAGCAGGCCGCCCTGACCGAGCTGCGGGAACGCCGCCCCGATCGCATCATCGAGACCAATGTCGAGTTCTGGGCAGCGGTCATCCTCGACTTCGCCCAGGTGCCGACGCGGATGATGCCCGCGATGTTCACCTGCGCCCGCACCGCGGGCTGGAGCGCGCACATCATGGAACAGAAGCGCCTGGGCAAGCTGGTACGCCCGGCCGCGCTGTATGTGGGACCCGGACCGCGTCCCATCGAATCCGTCGAGGGATTCGGGCTGCTGCACTCGCGCGTTGACGCGTAA